In Puntigrus tetrazona isolate hp1 chromosome 7, ASM1883169v1, whole genome shotgun sequence, the following are encoded in one genomic region:
- the acd gene encoding adrenocortical dysplasia protein homolog isoform X2, with protein sequence MNPPKIKRRRMAELDPWIEKLIQNYGQNNCETTVKAKVIGVCDISDSQRMEHTDACMLFVSDGSAVIPAVLSDAAWESLQDMEEMDSFTGLHNAIVYIRGFELKFDMNSDLASCQFYLKVNQMNIICITSKHHHPPSCTTIPSVRDQIIKTWRSRREGSVSSASGVSLSSLLDVWHNDIIINILNDATEKLTMSATYCPSASTPTHWHRERLHWRGQEQFIVPLPFLLIPEEQRELMTADPSADSESETPNGLAPPPEESHPTSAPTANQKMAASNAISGSCPDEGPSTLVHTRPEVLCGKGELSGDGESPWDMFAQEPALLDPEQESQSLLKEVPVATSSQALFSKQISEGASMESFMFSQRPKPTQFSSSHSSNKSFRDPSQEQDKEHALSPPSWLVYNTAPPSEPRPLGSPPAKASKVHSDGTPFSYLYHPQPQVATALGHFQIPGHLIQWAVRYLGTSDCADVSTEAAS encoded by the exons ATGAATCCACCAAAAATAAAGCGTCGCCGCATGGCTGAGCTGGACCCGTGGATCGAGAAACTCATCCAAAATTACGGCCAAAACAATTGCGAAACTACTGTAAAAGCCAAAGTTATCGGC gTGTGTGATATCTCGGACTCGCAGCGGATGGAGCACACAGATGCCTGTATGCTGTTCGTGTCCGATGGGAGCGCTGTCATTCCCGCGGTGCTGAGCGACGCCGCGTGGGAGAGTCTGCAGGA CATGGAGGAGATGGACTCTTTCACAGGCCTGCACAATGCTATAGTGTATATACGCGGCTTTGAGCTGAAGTTCGACATGAACTCTGATCTG gCATCTTGCCAGTTTTACTTGAAAGTCAATCAAATGAACATCATATGCATCACCTCAAAGCACCATCACCCCCCCAGCTG TACAACTATACCATCAGTCAGAGATCAGATCATAAAGACATGGAG ATCCCGCAGGGAGGGTTCAGTAAGTTCAGCCTCTG GGGTCTCGCTCTCGTCTCTGTTGGACGTGTGGCAcaatgatattataataaatattctgaatGATGCAACGGAGAAACTAACCATGTCTGCAACATATTGTCCGAGCGCGTCGACACCAACTCACTGGCACAGAGAGAGGCTTCATTGGAGG ggACAGGAGCAGTTCATTGTCCCCTTGCCTTTTCTTCTCATCCCAGAGGAGCAGAGGGAGCTGATGACAGCTGATCCCA GTGCAGACAGTGAGAGTGAGACGCCAAATGGCTTGGCCCCGCCCCCTGAAGAATCGCATCCAACCAGCGCGCCGACTGCAAACCAAAAAATGGCCGCTTCGAACGCTATAAGTGGCTCGTGTCCAGATGAAGGACCGTCTACTCTGGTACACACAAGACCAG AGGTTTTGTGTGGAAAGGGGGAGCTGTCTGGGGATGGAGAGAGCCCGTGGGATATGTTCGCACAAGAGCCGGCTCTATTAG ACCCAGAACAAGAAAGCCAATCGCTTTTAAAGGAAGTTCCTGTAGCAACTAGCAGCCAAGCCCTTTTTTCAAAGCAGATCTCTGAAGGGGCGTCGATGGAGAGCTTTATGTTCAGTCAGAGACCGAAACCCACCCAGTTTAGCTCGTCCCACTCAAGCAATAAGTCTTTCAGAGACCCCAGTCAGGAGCAAGACAAAGAGCATGCGTTGAGTCCTCCCTCGTGGCTCGTCTATAACACGGCCCCACCCTCCGAACCGAGGCCCCTAGGATCTCCACCCGCCAAAGCCAGCAAA GTGCACTCAGATGGAACGCCTTTTTCCTATTTGTATCACCCACAGCCTCAGGTTGCCACAGCCCTCGGCCATTTCCA AATCCCAGGGCATCTGATACAATGGGCGGTGCGTTATCTGGGGACCTCTGACTGTGCAGATGTCAGCACTGAAGCTGCTTCATAA
- the fbxl8 gene encoding LOW QUALITY PROTEIN: F-box/LRR-repeat protein 8 (The sequence of the model RefSeq protein was modified relative to this genomic sequence to represent the inferred CDS: inserted 1 base in 1 codon; substituted 1 base at 1 genomic stop codon) — protein sequence MDLPEEILAHIFSFLPLQDKCNAFTVCKAWSNIMTHPSSWKDTEVRCESGTIVPDRYSALLPLVRNLKLRLCLTDPANRKTALRVLRQAVARGDGRLEGLSICCVGNXPLFYAGQDLQQGLVDILTNGSSLTVLDLKGVPFTLSDSFVRSVAMLCPALQRLYINNHSLVCGVNAETLRQALKFCQSLSVLGVFQASLSQDVFKDLMLPERPALKKLELRCXRSLKYTVPLCDQIWLELKRRHPGLWVELELDHTLPELHVPGVLQPSIPVRCLRLLTWTLLLNEVCIVRQSYANTLEVLELQTIPSPELNSELIALAEQCVKIQEVHCYCVVSQEVITAFITNCPNLCRFTLKTHKEPHPWTSTKLK from the exons ATGGATCTGCCAGAGGAGATCCTTGCACATATTTTTTCCTTCCTGCCTTTACAGGacaaatgcaatgcatttactGTTTGTAAGGCTTGGTCTAATATCATGACACATCCAAGCTCATGGAAAGATACTGAAGTCAG GTGTGAGTCAGGAACCATCGTCCCTGACAGATATTCTGCTCTTCTGCCACTGGTCAGAAATTTGAAACTGAGACTGTGTCTGACCGACCCAGCCAATCGCAAAACAGCGCTGCGGGTGCTGCGGCAGGCAGTTGCCAGGGGTGACGGTCGGCTGGAAGGACTTTCCATCTGCTGTGTGGGGA ACCCTCTCTTTTATGCTGGTCAGGACCTGCAGCAAGGCTTAGTGGACATACTGACGAACGGGTCGTCCCTAACCGTCCTCGACCTAAAGGGTGTGCCCTTCACCCTCAGCGACTCATTCGTGAGGAGCGTGGCCATGCTTTGCCCTGCCCTACAAAGACTATACATCAACAATCACTCTCTGGTGTGTGGCGTCAACGCAGAAACGCTAAGGCAAGCTCTGAAATTCTGCCAGTCACTTAGCGTGCTTGGGGTTTTCCAGGCCAGTCTCTCACAAGACGTCTTTAAAGATCTCATGTTGCCTGAACGACCAGCACTTAAGAAACTAGAGCTCCGTTGCTAACGCTCGCTCAAATACACCGTGCCTCTCTGTGACCAGATATGGCTGGAGTTAAAACGTAGACACCCTGGTCTCTGGGTGGAACTTGAGCTGGACCACACCCTTCCTGAACTGCACGTTCCAGGAGTCCTGCAGCCCAGCATCCCCGTCCGATGTCTTCGGCTGCTCACTTGGACTTTGCTGTTGAATGAGGTTTGCATAGTCAGGCAGAGTTACGCAAACACACTAGAGGTTCTGGAGCTGCAGACAATCCCGTCTCCTGAACTTAACTCCGAGCTGATAGCTTTAGCGGAGCAGTGCGTCAAGATTCAAGAGGTTCACTGCTATTGCGTGGTTTCGCAGGAAGTAATAACAGCGTTTATCACGAACTGTCCAAATCTCTGCAGATTCACGCTCAAAACGCATAAAGAGCCTCACCCATGGACCTCCACTAAACTAAAGTAA
- the ogfod1 gene encoding prolyl 3-hydroxylase OGFOD1 — translation MPATKRQNDPETGKKNKKEKRGELAVINSDLNDESVQKGMRDAWQRKESYSNGNVHLDCEPFPHCQITHFLQSESFVESLQAELLQLSFNSKSNDLYKFQQSDDLRERKEHHISQIRSVIFGEFRVWLSEALQVDLEGTVDISCAKYEHTDVLLCHDDELEGRRVAFILYLVPPWEVKDGGTLDLFSTDEHYRPVSVVKSLLPCWNSLVFFEVSPVSFHQVAEVLSEEKCRLSLSGWFHGPSLPRPSRYIEPPVPRHVHIPRDESLLFEWVNEMYMDPRYQARVQQEFEESSEICLPSFLQEEKLRQVRSALQSSEIQWERKGPPNKRCYGCADMQSVPSCVQECWELLSSESFFILLSNMTGLRLHYLCGDEDESENEDAKSETEDGDGEENTQASASNTDAEASSTEKKDKGPPTCVGELRRWMHGDYTLLHDSVKREYALDLQLHVGCAGWKSEFGGFTSYIAHDEDEELLTVYPEDNSLALVYRDKDTLKFIKHINNSSSSQLSSQSTTAFYDFSFNYYE, via the exons ATGCCAGCCACAAAACGACAAAATGACCCCGAAACGGGCaaaaagaataagaaagagAAACGAGGTGAACTCGCTGTGATTAATTCGGATCTAAATGATGAATCTGTCCAGAAAGGCATGAGAGACGCATGGCAGAGGAAGGAGAGCTACTCTAATG GTAACGTCCACCTGGACTGCGAGCCCTTCCCTCACTGTCAGATAACTCATTTCCTGCAGAGTGAGAGTTTCGTGGAAAGCCTGCAAGCAGAGCTCCTGCAGCTCAGTTTCAACAGCAAGTCAAATGATTTGTACAAGTTTCAGCAG tCAGATGATCTGAGAGAAAGGAAGGAACatcatatttcacaaataaG GTCTGTGATTTTTGGGGAGTTTCGTGTTTGGTTGTCAGAAGCGTTGCAGGTGGATCTGGAGGGAACTGTCGATATATCCTGTGCGAAGTACGAGCATACAG ATGTTTTGCTGTGTCACGATGATGAGCTGGAGGGACGAAGAGTTGCCTTCATCCTTTATCTGGTACCTCCCTGGGAGGTTAAAGATGGAGGGACACTGGACCTGTTCAGCACTGATG AACACTATCGGCCTGTGAGTGTTGTCAAGTCTCTGCTTCCTTGCTGGAACTCTCTGGTGTTTTTTGAAGTGTCCCCCGTCTCCTTTCATCAG GTGGCAGAGGTTCTTTCCGAGGAGAAGTGTCGTTTATCTCTGAGTGGCTGGTTTCATGGTCCTTCTCTACCAAGACCCTCACGCTACATTGAACCCCCAGTTCCCCGTCACGTTCATATCCCCAGAGAT GAGAGTTTGCTGTTTGAGTGGGTGAATGAGATGTACATGGATCCTCGCTATCAGGCTCGGGTACAGCAGGAATTCGAAGAGAGTTCTGAGATTTGCTTGCCTAGTTTCTTACAG GAAGAGAAACTGAGGCAGGTGCGCAGCGCACTACAGTCGTCTGAAATCCAGTGGGAGAGGAAGGGGCCACCCAATAAGAG GTGTTATGGCTGCGCAGATATGCAGAGCGTCCCATCTTGTGTACAGGAGTGCTGGGAACTCCTCTCCTCGGAGTCATTCTTCATCCTCTTATCCAACATGACCGGTCTCCGTCTGCACTATCTGTGCGGCGATGAGGATGAGAGCGAGAACGAAGACGCAAAGAGTGAGACAGAAGACGGAGATGGAGAGGAAAATACACAAGCATCAGCATCCAATACCGACGCCGAAGCTTCGTCAACTGAGAAGAAAGACAAAG GTCCTCCTACTTGTGTAGGAGAACTGCGTCGCTGGATGCATGGAGACTACACACTGTTGCATGACTCTGTCAAAAGAGAGTATGCATTGGACCTGCAGCTTCACGTGGGCTGTGCAG GGTGGAAGTCAGAGTTTGGGGGATTTACATCCTATATTGCacatgatgaagatgaggag CTCCTGACAGTGTATCCTGAAGATAACTCCCTCGCTCTGGTCTACAGAGACAAAGACACCCTTAAGTTCATCAAGCATATCAATAATAGCAGCTCCAGCCAACTTTCCTCCCAGAGCACCACAGCTTTCTATGACTTCTCTTTTAACTACTATGAATGA
- the acd gene encoding adrenocortical dysplasia protein homolog isoform X1, whose product MNPPKIKRRRMAELDPWIEKLIQNYGQNNCETTVKAKVIGVCDISDSQRMEHTDACMLFVSDGSAVIPAVLSDAAWESLQDMEEMDSFTGLHNAIVYIRGFELKFDMNSDLASCQFYLKVNQMNIICITSKHHHPPSCTTIPSVRDQIIKTWRSRREGSVSSASGVSLSSLLDVWHNDIIINILNDATEKLTMSATYCPSASTPTHWHRERLHWRGQEQFIVPLPFLLIPEEQRELMTADPSADSESETPNGLAPPPEESHPTSAPTANQKMAASNAISGSCPDEGPSTLVHTRPEVLCGKGELSGDGESPWDMFAQEPALLGRRSTSDSNDPEQESQSLLKEVPVATSSQALFSKQISEGASMESFMFSQRPKPTQFSSSHSSNKSFRDPSQEQDKEHALSPPSWLVYNTAPPSEPRPLGSPPAKASKVHSDGTPFSYLYHPQPQVATALGHFQIPGHLIQWAVRYLGTSDCADVSTEAAS is encoded by the exons ATGAATCCACCAAAAATAAAGCGTCGCCGCATGGCTGAGCTGGACCCGTGGATCGAGAAACTCATCCAAAATTACGGCCAAAACAATTGCGAAACTACTGTAAAAGCCAAAGTTATCGGC gTGTGTGATATCTCGGACTCGCAGCGGATGGAGCACACAGATGCCTGTATGCTGTTCGTGTCCGATGGGAGCGCTGTCATTCCCGCGGTGCTGAGCGACGCCGCGTGGGAGAGTCTGCAGGA CATGGAGGAGATGGACTCTTTCACAGGCCTGCACAATGCTATAGTGTATATACGCGGCTTTGAGCTGAAGTTCGACATGAACTCTGATCTG gCATCTTGCCAGTTTTACTTGAAAGTCAATCAAATGAACATCATATGCATCACCTCAAAGCACCATCACCCCCCCAGCTG TACAACTATACCATCAGTCAGAGATCAGATCATAAAGACATGGAG ATCCCGCAGGGAGGGTTCAGTAAGTTCAGCCTCTG GGGTCTCGCTCTCGTCTCTGTTGGACGTGTGGCAcaatgatattataataaatattctgaatGATGCAACGGAGAAACTAACCATGTCTGCAACATATTGTCCGAGCGCGTCGACACCAACTCACTGGCACAGAGAGAGGCTTCATTGGAGG ggACAGGAGCAGTTCATTGTCCCCTTGCCTTTTCTTCTCATCCCAGAGGAGCAGAGGGAGCTGATGACAGCTGATCCCA GTGCAGACAGTGAGAGTGAGACGCCAAATGGCTTGGCCCCGCCCCCTGAAGAATCGCATCCAACCAGCGCGCCGACTGCAAACCAAAAAATGGCCGCTTCGAACGCTATAAGTGGCTCGTGTCCAGATGAAGGACCGTCTACTCTGGTACACACAAGACCAG AGGTTTTGTGTGGAAAGGGGGAGCTGTCTGGGGATGGAGAGAGCCCGTGGGATATGTTCGCACAAGAGCCGGCTCTATTAGGTAGACGTTCCACTTCAGACTCAAATG ACCCAGAACAAGAAAGCCAATCGCTTTTAAAGGAAGTTCCTGTAGCAACTAGCAGCCAAGCCCTTTTTTCAAAGCAGATCTCTGAAGGGGCGTCGATGGAGAGCTTTATGTTCAGTCAGAGACCGAAACCCACCCAGTTTAGCTCGTCCCACTCAAGCAATAAGTCTTTCAGAGACCCCAGTCAGGAGCAAGACAAAGAGCATGCGTTGAGTCCTCCCTCGTGGCTCGTCTATAACACGGCCCCACCCTCCGAACCGAGGCCCCTAGGATCTCCACCCGCCAAAGCCAGCAAA GTGCACTCAGATGGAACGCCTTTTTCCTATTTGTATCACCCACAGCCTCAGGTTGCCACAGCCCTCGGCCATTTCCA AATCCCAGGGCATCTGATACAATGGGCGGTGCGTTATCTGGGGACCTCTGACTGTGCAGATGTCAGCACTGAAGCTGCTTCATAA
- the tradd gene encoding tumor necrosis factor receptor type 1-associated DEATH domain protein — protein sequence MDSIDTKRLYDSNGNDGAFSGCAVLFLGCSSSAHNLLSLYKDGQGKFSVFKVIKLTLIDSVGGLEGYEILKLHDADPFLGVELKFVAMPPCQRFLESYAYGSLAQFLSQHASRLLTLPDGVVMETQLKAGIHTLDQSLQDVDMCLEHIRQSQPVRLRDDEVTQLEQQLQNSFGPPSQPPQELPRNCFLFQKRVFDDRPLTSADQQRFAAHVGRDWKRVGRALQKNCRALKGPAIDNLAYEYEREGLYEQAYQLLGRFIQSEGRSAKLSRLISALEETKLTSMAEIMLGIQPRD from the exons ATGGACAGTATAGACACAAAG AGGTTATATGACAGCAACGGCAATGATGGTGCTTTTTCAGGGTGTGCTGTACTCTTCTTGGGGTGTAGCAGTTCAGCACACAACCTTTTATCACTTTACAAAGATGGGCAAGGGAAATTTAGCGTGTTCAAGGTTATTAAACTCACCCTTATAG ATTCTGTCGGTGGACTAGAGGGGTATGAAATTCTGAAACTGCATGATGCTGATCCTTTCCTTGGGGTGGAACTTAAATTCGTGGCCATGCCTCCCTGTCAGCGATTCCTGGAGAGCTATGCTTACGGTTCGCTTGCTCAGTTTTTGTCCCAGCATGCCTCACGCCTTCTTACTCTTCCTGATGGGGTTGTCATGGAAACGCAACTTAAAGCAGGGATACATACGTTGGACCAAAGCCTTCAAGATGTAGATATGTGTCTGGAGCATATACGCCAATCACag CCTGTGCGTTTGCGAGATGACGAGGTCACACAGTTGGAGCAGCAGCTGCAGAACAGCTTCGGTCCTCCCAGTCAACCGCCGCAGGAGCTGCCCAGGAACtgctttctgtttcagaaaaGAGTTTTCG ACGACAGGCCTTTGACTTCAGCAGACCAGCAGCGGTTTGCTGCTCATGTGGGACGGGATTGGAAACGAGTGGGACGGGCTTTACAAAAGAACTGCCGTGCCCTAAAAGGCCCCGCTATCGACAATCTCGCCTACGAGTATGAGAGGGAAGGGCTTTATGAACAGGCCTATCAACTGCTTGGACGTTTCATCCAATCAGAGGGCAGGAGTGCCAAACTGAGCCGTCTTATCAGTGCTCTTGAGGAGACAAAATTGACTAGCATGGCAGAGATCATGCTGGGCATCCAGCCACGAGATTGA
- the vrk3 gene encoding inactive serine/threonine-protein kinase VRK3 translates to MLNFCPQCGSKLQPGFRFCPSCGGKLPEDLPEAAASQPPEPCSNSLLSAVTAMEVDSAGDSSQSALNRPALRSTLRKTLSSTATDSLDQKSLPSTRKRKASPLFKEEEVSQTTSAMITQTPDKKSLKSPRKGKVSPQVKVQEEVKQTFSVTLQTPDKTSSVSPRKQKASPLVKDEEVKPTTLVNRSPSKCKARKRVCALEPVPEGTVVCDQSSKKWKLVELLWQTELDMTYAVCQANQHEDSKYMLRLGAKEGHMFNEQNFHLRAAKPISVEKWLKLHKLDFLGIPSCVGFGLHEAYRFLVFPSMGQTLQTFIDEGNGTLSEKAVLQLALRLLDALEFIHEKEYAHADIHAGNIYINTDGHTEVFLSGFGYAFRFCPGGKHVEYRQSSRTADQGNINFISIDSHKGAGPSRRSDLQSLGYCMLHWMTGSLPWSQLSQSSFAAEKERYVSDIAGLLSGLYKQKKASGALQKYLSNVMSLQYTEKPDYTFLKAGLHESLQKMGGSLNESLN, encoded by the exons ATGCTGAACTTCTGTCCTCAGTGTGGCTCAAAGTTACAGCCTGGTTTCAGATTCTGTCCGTCCTGTGGTGGGAAACTGCCAGAAGACCTACCAGAAGCTGCAGCTTCACAGCCACCCGAGCCGTGTTCAAACTCCCTGCTTTCAGCTGTGACCGCCATGGAAG TCGATTCTGCTGGAGACTCCTCACAATCTGCGCTGAATCGCCCAGCTTTGCGCTCAACGCTGCGGAAGACCTTGAGTAGCACAGCCACGGACTCTTTAG ATCAGAAGTCTTTGCCATCAACTCGAAAGCGAAAAGCATCCCCTCTCTTTAAAGAGGAAGAAGTGTCGCAGACGACTTCAGCTATGATAACTCAAACCCCAG ATAAGAAGTCACTGAAATCTCCACGGAAAGGAAAGGTGTCCCCGCAGGTTAAAGTACAAGAAGAGGTGAAACAAACTTTTTCAGTTACACTTCAAACACCAG ATAAGACGTCATCGGTGTCACCACGAAAACAAAAAGCTTCCCCCCTGGTTAAAGATGAGGAGGTGAAGCCAACAACTTTGGTTAATCGAAGCCCAT CCAAATGCAAAGCCAGGAAGCGGGTATGCGCTCTTGAGCCTGTCCCAGAGGGTACGGTGGTTTGTGACCAGTCCAGCAAAAAGTGGAAGCTGGTTGAACTTCTGTGGCAAACAGAATTGGATATGACATATGCAG TCTGCCAGGCAAATCAGCACGAAGACTCCAAGTACATGTTGCGACTG ggGGCTAAAGAGGGACACATGTTTAATGAACAGAACTTCCATCTGAGAGCAGCTAAACCTATTTCAG TTGAGAAATGGTTGAAATTGCACAAATTGGACTTCCTTGGGATTCCATCCTGTGTAGGGTTCGGACTTCATGAAGCATATAG GTTTTTAGTTTTCCCTAGCATGGGTCAAACTCTCCAGACGTTCATTGATGAAGGGAACGGTACTCTATCTGAGAAAGCGGTGCTCCAGCTTGCACTGCGACTT ttgGATGCACTGGAATTCATCCACGAGAAGGAATATGCCCATGCAGACATCCATGCTGGAAATATTTACATCAACACTGACGGTCACACAGAG gttTTCTTGTCAGGCTTTGGTTATGCCTTTAGGTTTTGTCCTGGTGGAAAGCATGTGGAGTACAGACAGAGTAGTCGCACCGCAGACCAGGGTAACATCAACTTTATCAGCATCGACTCTCACAAGGGAGCTG GCCCCTCTCGTCGTAGTGACCTGCAGTCTCTGGGTTACTGCATGCTgcactggatgactggctcgcTGCCCTGGAGTCAGCTCTCTCAATCAAGCTTTGCTGCAGAGAAGGAAAG ATATGTTTCTGATATCGCTGGGCTTTTGAGTGGCCTTTACAAACAGAAGAAAGCTTCCG gtgcattacaaaaataccTGTCTAATGTGATGAGTCTGCAGTACACTGAGAAACCAGATTACACATTTCTGAAAGCAGGGCTTCATGAGAGCTTACAGAAGATGGGTGGGAGTTTGAATGAATCACTCAATTAG